The window GGCGGCGTGCGAGCCAGCGTCGGATGGCGGCCACGCGCCGCTGCGCGTCGACGACCCGGCTCTCGGGAATTCGCCCCGAGCGGATCGCCCGCGTCAGCGCGGCCGCGGCTTCCCGTCCCGCCTCGAGCGACTGACACGCGAGCAGCAAATCGCACCCCGCTTGGAACGCTGCCACGGCAATGTCACCGATCGAGCCCACACCGTCGAGAGCATGCATCGACAGGTCGTCGCTGACGATGGCGCCCCGGAACCCCAGCTCGCGCCGGAGCAGTCCCCGCAGGATGCGCTTCGAGAGCGTCGCAGGTAGATCCGGATCGAGCGCCGTGTACCGCACGTGCGCCGTCATCAAGAGAGGGAGCTTCGCCGCGATCGCCCGCCGAAACGGCGCCAGCTCGACCCGTCGCAGCTGCCGTAGCGTCCGCCGAACCTCGGGAAGCGCCAGGTGCGAATCCAGGTCCGTGTCGCCGTGCCCCGGAAAGTGCTTCCCGCAGGGAAGGATGCCCGCTTCCTCGAGGCCACGCGCAAACGCGATCCCCAGCCGAGCCACGACGCCCGGCCGCGGCCCGAAGGAGCGATCGCCGATCACCGGATTGGCCGGGTTCGAGTCCACGTCGAGCACCGGCGCGAAGTCGCAATTGAACCCCGCCGCCGCCAGCTCGCGCCCCATCGCACGCCCGGCCGCGCGCGCAAGCGCCGCGCTGTTCGCTTCCCCGAAGCGACGCATCGGCGGCCACTCGGTGAAGGGCGCACGGAG is drawn from Candidatus Binatia bacterium and contains these coding sequences:
- the nagZ gene encoding beta-N-acetylhexosaminidase encodes the protein MLTSSNKPATFVITGIPEHRISSQLRNTLAALTPAGIVLFSRNINDVPELLETTSALRGVLGPTALIAVDQEGGRVARLRAPFTEWPPMRRFGEANSAALARAAGRAMGRELAAAGFNCDFAPVLDVDSNPANPVIGDRSFGPRPGVVARLGIAFARGLEEAGILPCGKHFPGHGDTDLDSHLALPEVRRTLRQLRRVELAPFRRAIAAKLPLLMTAHVRYTALDPDLPATLSKRILRGLLRRELGFRGAIVSDDLSMHALDGVGSIGDIAVAAFQAGCDLLLACQSLEAGREAAAALTRAIRSGRIPESRVVDAQRRVAAIRRWLARRPAPRESLDDVLRSGEGARVLERLARRLDERTTSTGDARASRAPRRPRAAASRRAPA